Part of the Sulfurimonas denitrificans DSM 1251 genome is shown below.
CATTGGTAGGATTTATATGACGGTTAATATTGTAATAACTCTTTTTTCCATGCTTTTTTTTACGAATGGAATCTGCTAAATCCCCAAGTTCAAAAAAATCCATCTCATAAAGCAAGAGAGCTTCATCAAAGTCGATTCGCTCACCTCTTGTAATCTTATCTCTTAAACTCATGACTATTTTAATGCCTCAAATTTATCTAACTCATCTAACTTTTCCCACGGATAGTCACTTTGACCAACTTGTCCACGAGCCGCAACATCTGCATAAAGAAAGGTCTCTTTAGATGGATAATCAAGGGAAAATTTACGAGTAATCCAATTTGGAGTTAATGGAAAATTTTGTAGTACAAATTCTGAGAGTTTATCATCATCAACCCCTTTTATAGCCGTTCCATAAGTATCAACCGCAATAGAAGTAGGGCGTGCTACACCTATGGCATAAGAGATTTGAACAAGTGCTTTTTTTGCAAGTCCAGCAGCAACTATATGTTTAGCAATCCATCTAGCAGCGTAAAGCCCGCTTCTATCAACTTTTGTATAATCTTTTGAGCTCTGCGCTCCACCACCAATTGGTGCATATCCACCAAAACTGTCAACTATAAGTTTTCTTCCCGTAAGTCCAGAATCATGCAGTGATGAGTGAGAGACATACTTGCCAGTTGGGTTTATGTGGACAATACAATCATTTTTGTTATAAAGCTCACTTGGGAGTCCAGCTTCATCAATCAAACTTTGAATCAAGGTTCTAACTGTTTTTATATCCATAGTGTTTACACATGGAGCAGAGACTACAATAGTGTGAATTTTCTGTGGTTTACAATTCTCAAAATTCTCTTTTTTACCATAATCCATAGTCACCTGAGTCTTTATATCAACACCCAATTTTGAAGGATTTTCTTTTGCAAAATTATAAACTTTCTCCATCAAAACTCTTGCATAAGTTATAGCACTTGGCATATAGTTCCCAGTCTCAATGTCCGCATAACCAAACATAATTCCTTGATCCCCTGCTCCAACTTCACCATCTTCTTTATCAACACCTTGATTTATATCTGGAGATTGGGAGTTTAGAAGAACTTGAAGCTCTACCTCTTCTGGGTGAAGACACTCCTCTTTTGTAAAGTATGGATTGCCATCATAACCGATGCCAACAAGTGCGTCATGAACAATTTTTTTGTACTCTTCTGTTGTTACTCTAGTCTTTGAGGTAACTTCGCCACCAATAATTATATGTTTTCCAGCAACAAAAACTTCTGACGCAACTCTTGATTTTGGATCACCAATAATGAGCCTATCAACTATGCTATCTGCAATAATATCCGCACACTTATCTGGATGTCCAGGGCTAACTACTTCACTCGTAAATAAATACATACATTTCCTTGAATTATTATCAGCATACAGAGATGTCTCTTTGTACACTAGTTTGCAAAGCCCCTTTTGATATTGACCTAAAGGCCAGGTGCTCTCCACATTGAAGTCGTAATACTATCATCTACTAACTTTAATTGTACTGCATACGCTTTTTCAAACTTGATTTTTATCTCATCATAAATTTTTTTATTTTCCATATTTGGCTCATATACTCTATCCCAGACAACTAGCTTTTTTGCCGCCTCTGTTATATCTTTGTATATTCCAATCCCAACTCCAGCAGCCATGGCACCGCCAAGCGCTGTTGCTTCTGTAACACGAGGAATTTTCACTCTACATCCAGTTACATCAGAGAGGATTTGAGGCCAAAGCAAACCCTTAGAAGCTCCTCCTGCAAAAACTATAGTATCAAGTTCTACGCCTGTAAAATCTCTAATTTTATCAAGATTTATGGATGAGACTATAGCGGCATTTTCTTGCAAACTTCTAAACATAGAGGCTCGATTACAAAGTTCTGGGTTTATATTAAGGTTTAAAAAGCTTGGAGCCGCATGGTACCATTTACCATACTTCATGGAGTCTGAAAATATAGGCAAAATTCCATAAGAGCCAACGGGAACCCTTGAAGCTTTTTCTTCTAGAAGTGCGTAAACGTCAACGCCCTTCTCTTTAGCTTCAAGCTTCTCCATGTCACAAAACGCATCTCTAAACCATCTCATAACAAGACCGCTAAAAAAGGTAATGCCTTCTGCTTGTGATTGATTTGAGACTACATGTGGATTTACTCTTATGCCCATGTCAAGCGGCGGAGGCGTATTTTTATCTATATTTACAACCTGCTGCCAAAAAGAACCGCCTAAAATAGCGGCTTGTCCGACATCCACAACGCCTAAACCAGCTGAACCTAGCTGAACATCGCCGCCGCCCATAACCACTTTTGTATTTACCGACAATCCGCTCTC
Proteins encoded:
- the metK gene encoding methionine adenosyltransferase, which encodes MYLFTSEVVSPGHPDKCADIIADSIVDRLIIGDPKSRVASEVFVAGKHIIIGGEVTSKTRVTTEEYKKIVHDALVGIGYDGNPYFTKEECLHPEEVELQVLLNSQSPDINQGVDKEDGEVGAGDQGIMFGYADIETGNYMPSAITYARVLMEKVYNFAKENPSKLGVDIKTQVTMDYGKKENFENCKPQKIHTIVVSAPCVNTMDIKTVRTLIQSLIDEAGLPSELYNKNDCIVHINPTGKYVSHSSLHDSGLTGRKLIVDSFGGYAPIGGGAQSSKDYTKVDRSGLYAARWIAKHIVAAGLAKKALVQISYAIGVARPTSIAVDTYGTAIKGVDDDKLSEFVLQNFPLTPNWITRKFSLDYPSKETFLYADVAARGQVGQSDYPWEKLDELDKFEALK
- the lsrK gene encoding autoinducer-2 kinase; the encoded protein is MQYLMAIDAGTGSVRAVIFDMSGNQISVAQKEWTHLEEEGVPNSMSFDFKANWTLTCQCIRDSLERANLSGDDIAALSATSMREGIVLYDKDGDELWAVANVDARADKEVRYLKENFGVIEEEFYAESGQTFALGALPRIMWLKNNRPDMYEKVAKVSMIGDWILARLCGVIATDPSNGGTTGIFSLKNRDWASDMSKKVGLKDDIFPKVLEVGTLMGSVTDKASKESGLSVNTKVVMGGGDVQLGSAGLGVVDVGQAAILGGSFWQQVVNIDKNTPPPLDMGIRVNPHVVSNQSQAEGITFFSGLVMRWFRDAFCDMEKLEAKEKGVDVYALLEEKASRVPVGSYGILPIFSDSMKYGKWYHAAPSFLNLNINPELCNRASMFRSLQENAAIVSSINLDKIRDFTGVELDTIVFAGGASKGLLWPQILSDVTGCRVKIPRVTEATALGGAMAAGVGIGIYKDITEAAKKLVVWDRVYEPNMENKKIYDEIKIKFEKAYAVQLKLVDDSITTSMWRAPGL